Part of the Cohnella candidum genome, AAAGTTCAACTCATCGGCTTCGGCACGTTCGAAACCCGCTCCCGTTCCGGCCGCGTAGGCCGCAACCCGCAAACGGGCAAATCGATCGAAATCCCGGCTTCCAAAGTTCCGGCTTTCAAAGCAGGCAACAAACTGAAAGACGCCGTAAAGTAATTCATGCGTCTGGATAAATTTTTGAAGGTGTCGCGCCTTATCAAGCGCCGCACCGTCGCGAAGGACGTGTCCGATCAAGGGCGCGTCCTTCTCAACGGTAGAGAGGCCAAACCGGGCGCCGTCGTCAAGCCGGGGGACGAGCTCGAGATCCAATTCGGCCAGCGGATCGTCACGGTGCGCATCGAGAAGCTGTCGGAGTCGGCGAAGAAGGAAGACACGCAAGAGATGTACACGGTGCTGAAAGAAGAGTACCGCAAAAACGAAAACGAAGGCCCGTCTTTCCCGTGACCGTGATATTCGGCGGGAGGAACGGGTACATATAAGAGAAGGCTTGATTGACGCCAGAAGCGCCGCCCCAAGGCGGCCTTTTGCATGTTGATGGGAGGCATGAAAATGTCGGGGAATCGGACGTGGGAGATTTGGGTCGGCGCATACGCGTCTCCCGAGGAAGTCGGCATCACGAGACTGGAGCTGAACGGGGAAACGGGAGAGTGGTTGAAGACGTCGGAATACGGCGGCATCGAAAATCCGTCCTTTCTCGCCTTGAACCGTTCGGCCGGCGTGCTGTATGCGGTCAGCGAAACGGAAGAGGTCGAGGGACAGCCGGGCGGTCGGATGATCGCTTATCCCATTACGCAGGATACCCGCAAGCTGGAGTCCGGCTGGGAGCGGCTCACGCATGGAGCGGCTCCGTGCCACGTATCGCTGGATCCGGACGAGCACTGGCTCGCCGTTTCCAACTATAACGGCTCGGCGGTCACCTTGTACCCGCTCGAGCCGGACGGCAAGCCGGGCGACGCCATGGTTCGTTTGCGCCACTCGGGCTCCGGCCCGAATGCGCAGCGGCAGGAGAAGCCCCATCCGCATTCGGCGGTATTCGATCCGCAAGGCGGAGGCTTCCTGTTCGTTCCGGACCTTGGACTCGACCGCGTCGTTATTTACGAGAAGGCCGGGGACGGCACCGACTGGACCGGCTTCGGCGCGGCCGTTCTGTCTCCCGAAGACGGTCCCCGCCACATGGCCTTCCATCCGGACGGCCGCACCGCCTACGTGATCAACGAGCTGAGCAGCAGCGTCACCCGCTTTTCGCACCCCGAGCCCGGCGTGCTGGAGCGGCAGGAGACGGTATCCACGCTGCCTGCTTCCTTCGAGGGACAGAACACGTGCGCGGAAATCGTCGTGTCGCCGAACGGGAAGTACGTCTATGCAAGCAACCGCGGCCATGACAGCATCGCCATTTTCCGGCTGGACGACGCAACCGGCGAGCTGCGCGCCGAAGGCCACGTGTCCACCCGCGGCAGCAATCCGCGCAATTTCGTGCTCACGCCCGACGGCCAGTGGCTGCTTGTCGCCAACCAGGATACGGACAACATCGCCTTATTCAGAGTGGATTCCGCCACCGGACTGCCGATCTTCAGCGGCTCGGAGATTCCGGCGCGCAAGCCCGTGTGCCTGAAGGTCAATCCGCTGTATGCCTCACGCCCGTAATGAGTACTGAGGGCCCTTTCTAAAAAAGGAATTGACGGGGATACTACCGGATGCTAATATCTTGAATATTTCAATCAATCCAATCGGAATTCTCAGAGAGGGGTTTCACAACATGAAGAAATCAAGTCTCGTTCTCGCTTTGCTGCTCGCTTTTACGATGGTGGCGGCCGCATGCGGTAAAAACAACAATGAAGGCGCCGCTTCCCCCGCCGGATCGGCCTCGGCTTCTCCCAGCGCCAGCGCTTCGGCCGGCGGCAAAACGCTGCTGGATACGATTAAAGCGAACGGAAAGATCCGCATCGGCACGGAAGGAACGTACGCTCCGTTCACCTTCCATGACAAAGACGGCAAGCTGACCGGCTTCGACGTCGAAATCGCGCAGGAAGTCTCCAAACGCCTGGGCGTCGAGCCTGAGTTCATCGAAACGAAGTGGGACGGCATGTTCGCCGGTCTGGACGCCAAGCGTTTCGACACGGTAGCCAACGAAGTCTCCATCCGCGACGACCGCAAGGAAAAGTACGATTTCTCGAATCCGTACATCGTTTCCAAAGCGGTGCTGATCGTGCACCAGGACAACAACGACATCAAGAAGCTGGCGGACCTGAAAGGCAAGAAAGCCGGCCAATCGCTGACCAGCAACCTGACCGATATCGCCAAAGCCAACGGAGCCGAAATCGTGCAGACCGAAGGCTTCAACCAAGCGATCGAATTGCTGCTGTCCAAGCGGATCGACGCGACCGTCAACGACGGCTTGTCCTTCCTGGACTTCAAGAAGCAGAAGCCTGACGCCCCGATCAAAATCGTGGATGAAACTTCCGACGCTTCCCACAGCGCGTTCCTCTTCAACAAAGGAAACCCGGAGCTGATCGAAGCCGTCAACAAGGCGCTCGACGAGATGAAGAGCGACGGCACGTATCTCAAAATTTCCGAAAAATACTTCGGCGCCGACGTGTCCAAGTAAAGGACGATCCTTATGACCGAAAGACAATGGCAAATCGCCCAAGATTCGCTGCTACCCCTGCTTAAAGCGGGGGTAGCTTTTACCATTCCGTTGGCCGCGATCTCGTTCGTGCTCGGCTTGCTCGTCGCGGTGCTGACGGCGCTGGCCCGCCTGTACGGCCCGAAGCCGCTGCAGCTGCTCGCGCAATTTTACGTTTGGATCATTCGCGGCACGCCTCTGCTCGTTCAACTGTTCATCTTGTTCTTCGGTCTTCCGAAGGTCGGCATCATCCTGGATCCCTTTCCGGCCGCCGTCATCGGCTTTACCATCAGCGTCGGCGCTTACGGATCCGAGACCGTGAGGGCAGCCATTTTGTCCATCCAGAGGGGGCAATGGGAGGCCAGCTATGCTTTGGGCATGACGAGATGGCAGGCACTCCGGCGCACCGTGCTGCCGCAAGCGGCGCGCGTGGCGACGCCGACGATGGCCAGCGCTTTCATCAGTCTCGTGAAGGACACCTCCCTGGCTTTCTCCATTACCGTGTCCGAAATGTTCCAAAAATCCCAGCAAATCGTCTCCACCACTTACGAACCTTTGCTGCTGTACGTGGAGGTCGCCCTTGTCTATCTGCTCTTCAGTTCCGTGCTCTCTTTCGGGCAAG contains:
- a CDS encoding HU family DNA-binding protein, encoding MANKTDLINNIATKTGLTKKDVESVLNGFLGEVETALAAGDKVQLIGFGTFETRSRSGRVGRNPQTGKSIEIPASKVPAFKAGNKLKDAVK
- a CDS encoding RNA-binding S4 domain-containing protein, whose translation is MRLDKFLKVSRLIKRRTVAKDVSDQGRVLLNGREAKPGAVVKPGDELEIQFGQRIVTVRIEKLSESAKKEDTQEMYTVLKEEYRKNENEGPSFP
- a CDS encoding lactonase family protein codes for the protein MSGNRTWEIWVGAYASPEEVGITRLELNGETGEWLKTSEYGGIENPSFLALNRSAGVLYAVSETEEVEGQPGGRMIAYPITQDTRKLESGWERLTHGAAPCHVSLDPDEHWLAVSNYNGSAVTLYPLEPDGKPGDAMVRLRHSGSGPNAQRQEKPHPHSAVFDPQGGGFLFVPDLGLDRVVIYEKAGDGTDWTGFGAAVLSPEDGPRHMAFHPDGRTAYVINELSSSVTRFSHPEPGVLERQETVSTLPASFEGQNTCAEIVVSPNGKYVYASNRGHDSIAIFRLDDATGELRAEGHVSTRGSNPRNFVLTPDGQWLLVANQDTDNIALFRVDSATGLPIFSGSEIPARKPVCLKVNPLYASRP
- a CDS encoding amino acid ABC transporter substrate-binding protein encodes the protein MKKSSLVLALLLAFTMVAAACGKNNNEGAASPAGSASASPSASASAGGKTLLDTIKANGKIRIGTEGTYAPFTFHDKDGKLTGFDVEIAQEVSKRLGVEPEFIETKWDGMFAGLDAKRFDTVANEVSIRDDRKEKYDFSNPYIVSKAVLIVHQDNNDIKKLADLKGKKAGQSLTSNLTDIAKANGAEIVQTEGFNQAIELLLSKRIDATVNDGLSFLDFKKQKPDAPIKIVDETSDASHSAFLFNKGNPELIEAVNKALDEMKSDGTYLKISEKYFGADVSK
- a CDS encoding amino acid ABC transporter permease — protein: MTERQWQIAQDSLLPLLKAGVAFTIPLAAISFVLGLLVAVLTALARLYGPKPLQLLAQFYVWIIRGTPLLVQLFILFFGLPKVGIILDPFPAAVIGFTISVGAYGSETVRAAILSIQRGQWEASYALGMTRWQALRRTVLPQAARVATPTMASAFISLVKDTSLAFSITVSEMFQKSQQIVSTTYEPLLLYVEVALVYLLFSSVLSFGQARLERYFDRYHVR